A single region of the Nocardioides ochotonae genome encodes:
- a CDS encoding PKD domain-containing protein, protein MRSTSLPSGGVSGPRRTRSRAARARRALGTLLAGVLGTGSLLAVGVAAAPQALAAERDQRLSGVTSPMWQTNNNVEAIAVSNGVVYAGGTFNRVRPPGVAVGGAGEVTRTNLAAFDTSSGALVTSFNVTLNGRVDDIAISPNGSRMYIVGMFTSVNGQTRNRVAALNLPSGTLATGFTANANATVMAVAASATGLYVAGDFTSIRGAAKSRFASLDPATGALRAGFTADLDARGQAIEIAPDGSRVLVGGEFATVNGTTTGAIASVDPTTGALATWEANTTQPININCKARVTDIVSSGSTAYVTAEGDPPGCYEGTYAARISDGELEWNSTCLGASMGLAVLDGVLYKASHQHDCAFNYGDARGGYVGGTSRDGFIWWRLVGQDVEDGSFVHWSPNTNASTGTSPVGPRVLATDGSQMFVGGDFSRVNNAAQQGLARFAPGNGSAPDNPPAPTVQANAAGGLTVQWPAVIDKDSGTLTYQLLRGNTVVNEQTVESYPWSRPTMRFDDTGLTPGATYAYRLRVSDGTRTSASSPSTSGTVRASVPPAYADVVRSLGANLYWRAGDLGGTLEDSANGGGSPGEKVGGVATTPGAIAGDGAVRLDGATGHLTSRDPLALTPTFTQSAWFNTTSITGGSLLAVTDAKTGVGTLSDRAVTMDNNGNVVFSVHQPPRAGSPDPLGPRLNNVRLQGLTFNDGRWHQVVATWSGTVASLYVDGILLGTYEGTAGGLTQGYQRVGYTDLTNEQAVFGRNFYAQKWPLTEHFNGAIDEVATFPTALTAAQVQELWAAGVAGGSGGAPANRPPVAAFSFTTDGLTATLDAGASSDPDGTVASYRWDLGDGSTAGGATASRTFAAAGTYPVTLVVTDDDGASTELTRSVTVSAPLPPATSVVVERGVTWAWRYAAGAPPTAWNTTTFDDATWSRGAGSLGFGTTTTLGTNIDTFATTAERPLAAYFRRSFTVADATKAVRLSLETVADDGVVVYVNGTEVARANMPAGPVTSTTYATSARNSTVANADPLLVTVPAALLRTGTNVIAAETHVNFRATRDLGFDLRATLTSNP, encoded by the coding sequence ATGCGTTCCACCAGCCTGCCCTCCGGGGGCGTCTCCGGTCCACGTCGCACCCGCTCGCGGGCCGCACGCGCCCGCCGGGCCCTGGGGACCCTGCTCGCCGGTGTCCTCGGGACCGGGTCGCTGCTCGCGGTCGGTGTCGCCGCCGCCCCGCAGGCGCTCGCCGCCGAGCGCGACCAGCGCCTCAGCGGGGTCACCTCGCCGATGTGGCAGACCAACAACAACGTCGAGGCGATCGCTGTCTCCAACGGGGTGGTGTACGCCGGCGGCACCTTCAACCGGGTCCGCCCGCCGGGCGTGGCCGTGGGCGGCGCGGGGGAGGTCACCCGCACCAACCTCGCCGCGTTCGACACGAGCAGCGGCGCCCTGGTCACCAGCTTCAACGTGACCCTCAACGGCCGCGTCGACGACATTGCGATCTCCCCGAACGGCTCGCGGATGTACATCGTGGGGATGTTCACCTCCGTCAACGGCCAGACCCGCAACCGGGTCGCGGCGCTCAACCTGCCCTCGGGCACCCTCGCCACCGGCTTCACCGCCAACGCCAACGCCACCGTCATGGCGGTCGCGGCCTCGGCCACCGGCCTCTACGTCGCAGGCGACTTCACCTCGATCCGTGGCGCCGCCAAGTCCCGGTTCGCCTCGCTGGACCCCGCGACCGGGGCGCTGCGGGCCGGGTTCACCGCCGACCTCGACGCCCGCGGCCAGGCGATCGAGATCGCGCCCGACGGCAGCCGGGTTCTGGTCGGCGGCGAGTTCGCCACCGTCAACGGCACCACCACCGGCGCGATCGCCTCGGTCGATCCGACGACCGGCGCGCTGGCGACCTGGGAGGCCAACACCACCCAGCCGATCAACATCAACTGCAAGGCCCGCGTCACCGACATCGTCTCCTCGGGGAGCACGGCGTACGTCACCGCCGAGGGCGACCCGCCGGGCTGCTACGAGGGCACCTACGCGGCCCGGATCAGCGACGGCGAGCTGGAGTGGAACAGCACCTGCCTGGGCGCCTCGATGGGCCTGGCCGTGCTCGACGGGGTGCTCTACAAGGCCTCCCACCAGCACGACTGTGCGTTCAACTACGGCGACGCCCGCGGCGGCTACGTCGGCGGTACCTCCCGCGACGGGTTCATCTGGTGGCGCCTGGTCGGGCAGGACGTCGAGGACGGCTCGTTCGTGCACTGGTCGCCCAACACCAACGCCAGCACCGGCACCAGCCCGGTCGGCCCGCGCGTCCTGGCCACCGACGGGTCGCAGATGTTCGTCGGCGGCGACTTCAGCCGGGTCAACAACGCAGCGCAGCAGGGGCTGGCGCGCTTCGCGCCCGGCAACGGCTCGGCGCCGGACAACCCGCCCGCGCCCACCGTGCAGGCCAACGCCGCCGGCGGGCTGACCGTGCAGTGGCCGGCCGTCATCGACAAGGACAGCGGCACGCTGACCTACCAGCTGCTGCGCGGCAACACGGTCGTCAACGAGCAGACCGTCGAGTCCTATCCCTGGAGCCGGCCCACGATGCGCTTCGACGACACCGGCCTGACCCCCGGCGCGACGTACGCCTATCGGCTGCGGGTCAGCGACGGCACCCGGACGAGCGCCAGCTCGCCCTCGACGAGCGGGACCGTGCGCGCCAGTGTCCCACCGGCGTACGCCGACGTGGTGCGCTCGCTCGGCGCGAACCTGTACTGGCGCGCCGGGGACCTCGGCGGCACCCTCGAGGACAGCGCCAACGGTGGCGGCTCCCCGGGGGAGAAGGTCGGCGGCGTCGCCACCACCCCCGGCGCGATCGCCGGTGACGGCGCGGTCCGCCTCGACGGCGCCACCGGCCACCTCACCTCCCGCGACCCGCTCGCGCTCACCCCGACGTTCACCCAGTCGGCGTGGTTCAACACCACCTCGATCACCGGCGGCTCGCTGCTCGCGGTGACCGACGCCAAGACCGGGGTCGGCACGCTGTCGGACCGGGCGGTGACGATGGACAACAACGGCAACGTCGTGTTCTCGGTGCACCAGCCGCCGCGCGCCGGCAGCCCGGACCCGCTCGGCCCGCGGCTCAACAACGTGCGCCTGCAGGGCCTGACGTTCAACGACGGGCGGTGGCACCAGGTGGTCGCCACCTGGAGCGGCACCGTGGCCTCGCTCTACGTCGACGGGATCCTGCTGGGGACCTACGAGGGGACCGCGGGCGGGCTGACCCAGGGCTACCAGCGGGTCGGCTACACCGACCTCACCAACGAGCAGGCGGTCTTCGGACGCAACTTCTACGCCCAGAAGTGGCCGCTGACCGAGCACTTCAACGGCGCCATCGACGAGGTCGCGACGTTCCCGACCGCGCTCACCGCGGCCCAGGTCCAGGAGCTGTGGGCGGCGGGCGTGGCCGGCGGGAGCGGGGGCGCCCCGGCGAACCGTCCGCCGGTCGCGGCGTTCTCCTTCACCACCGACGGGCTGACCGCGACCCTCGACGCGGGCGCGTCGAGCGACCCCGACGGCACGGTCGCCTCCTACCGCTGGGACCTCGGCGACGGGAGCACCGCCGGCGGGGCGACCGCGTCGCGGACCTTCGCCGCCGCGGGGACCTACCCCGTGACCCTGGTGGTCACCGACGACGACGGTGCGTCCACCGAGCTGACCCGCTCGGTCACGGTGAGCGCGCCCCTGCCGCCGGCCACGAGCGTGGTCGTCGAGAGGGGCGTGACCTGGGCCTGGCGCTACGCCGCCGGCGCCCCGCCCACGGCGTGGAACACCACGACCTTCGACGACGCGACGTGGAGCCGGGGAGCCGGCTCGCTCGGGTTCGGCACCACCACCACGCTGGGCACGAACATCGACACGTTCGCGACGACGGCCGAGCGCCCGCTGGCGGCGTACTTCCGGCGCAGCTTCACGGTCGCCGACGCGACGAAGGCGGTGCGTCTGTCGTTGGAGACGGTCGCCGACGACGGGGTGGTGGTCTACGTGAACGGCACCGAGGTGGCCCGCGCGAACATGCCCGCCGGGCCGGTCACCTCCACCACCTACGCCACCTCCGCGCGCAACAGCACGGTGGCGAACGCCGACCCGCTGCTCGTCACCGTGCCGGCCGCGCTGCTGCGCACCGGCACCAACGTGATCGCGGCCGAGACCCACGTGAACTTCCGGGCCACCCGGGACCTCGGCTTCGACCTGCGGGCGACGCTCACCAGCAACCCCTGA
- a CDS encoding glycosyltransferase family 2 protein encodes MSLPLVTVVIATRDRPQMLREAIASVRAQDYAGPLEIVVVADRSEPDPMLESDDGRVSVRTIANSRRPGLAGARNTGIEAAHGELVAFCDDDDLWLPGKLVRQVAALAARPDAVLVCCGITVAYDGGTYDRVLAATEVGFEALLADRHTELHPSTFVARTAALRGAVGLVEEEVPGGFGEDYELLLRCARAHPVLNVPEPLAVVRWGTQSFFFRRWETMAAGLSWLLARYPEFESSSRGSSRIHGQIAFAHAAMGHRREALGWAGRSMRRNPVEPRAMLALAVAARAVTPDRVMEALHHRGRGI; translated from the coding sequence ATGAGCCTTCCCCTCGTCACGGTGGTCATCGCCACCCGCGACCGACCCCAGATGCTGCGCGAGGCGATCGCCTCGGTGCGCGCCCAGGACTACGCCGGGCCCCTCGAGATCGTCGTGGTCGCCGACCGCTCCGAGCCCGACCCGATGCTGGAGAGCGACGACGGCCGCGTGAGCGTGCGCACGATCGCCAACTCCCGGCGCCCCGGGCTCGCGGGCGCGCGCAACACCGGCATCGAGGCCGCCCACGGCGAGCTCGTCGCGTTCTGCGACGACGACGACCTGTGGCTGCCCGGCAAGCTCGTGCGTCAGGTGGCCGCGCTCGCCGCGCGCCCCGACGCGGTGCTCGTCTGCTGCGGGATCACCGTGGCCTACGACGGGGGCACCTACGACCGGGTGCTGGCGGCCACCGAGGTCGGCTTCGAGGCGCTGCTGGCCGACCGGCACACCGAGCTGCACCCCTCGACGTTCGTGGCCCGCACGGCCGCCCTGCGCGGCGCCGTCGGTCTCGTCGAGGAGGAGGTCCCCGGCGGCTTCGGCGAGGACTACGAGCTGCTGCTGCGCTGCGCGCGCGCCCACCCGGTGCTCAACGTCCCCGAGCCGCTCGCCGTCGTGCGCTGGGGCACCCAGTCGTTCTTCTTCCGCCGCTGGGAGACGATGGCCGCCGGGCTCTCCTGGCTGCTCGCGCGCTACCCCGAGTTCGAGTCCTCCTCCCGCGGCTCCTCGCGCATCCACGGCCAGATCGCCTTCGCCCACGCCGCGATGGGGCACCGCCGTGAGGCGCTCGGCTGGGCCGGCCGCTCGATGCGGCGCAACCCCGTCGAGCCGCGCGCGATGCTGGCGCTCGCCGTGGCCGCCCGCGCCGTCACCCCGGACCGGGTGATGGAGGCGCTGCACCACCGCGGCCGCGGGATCTAG
- a CDS encoding O-antigen ligase family protein — translation MSSPSPTRALPVTGPAGPGSRAAADLPAWPVVVLFAGLPLWWVVGVLDLVWVPAALVMALLLGRADTVRAPRGLGVWLLFVAWCAASAIMLSTAGDLIGFGYRLALYVAGTVLLVYVYNARHRLTERVVCGCLTLWWVYTVLGGFLGLLMPAAVLRTPLARVLPDSLLANELVSHMVVRRLSQFNPDSFLQVAPRPSAPFLYTNNWGNVYSLLLPFVLVHLWQVRGQRRFWPLLALLPASAVPALLTLNRGMFLGVALAAAYVGLRALLARHLPTVAAIVALGVVAFALFHALPVEERQGTRLSTSADATSTDDRAALYAQALELVPESPLFGHGAPVATLGEAGVPVGTQGQVWMVLVSHGPVATLCFLGWFALAFLGTLRRRDPVGLACSTALLVGAVELFYYGALPYGLPLLMVAAALGLRGADPASTNPAPPGRHRPPGRHRPHPSPEPERA, via the coding sequence ATGTCGAGTCCCTCCCCGACGCGGGCCCTGCCCGTCACCGGTCCGGCCGGGCCGGGGAGCCGCGCCGCCGCGGACCTGCCCGCCTGGCCGGTCGTGGTGCTGTTCGCCGGCCTCCCGCTGTGGTGGGTCGTTGGCGTGCTCGACCTCGTGTGGGTCCCGGCCGCCCTCGTGATGGCACTGCTGCTGGGCCGCGCCGACACCGTGCGCGCACCCCGCGGCCTCGGCGTCTGGCTGCTGTTCGTGGCCTGGTGCGCGGCCTCGGCGATCATGCTCAGCACCGCCGGGGACCTGATCGGGTTCGGCTACCGCCTCGCGCTGTACGTCGCGGGGACGGTGCTGCTCGTCTACGTCTACAACGCCCGGCACCGCCTCACCGAGCGGGTGGTCTGCGGCTGCCTGACCCTGTGGTGGGTCTACACGGTGCTCGGCGGGTTCCTCGGCCTGCTGATGCCGGCGGCGGTCCTGCGCACCCCGCTCGCCCGGGTGCTGCCCGACTCCCTGCTCGCCAACGAGCTGGTGAGCCACATGGTCGTGCGCCGCCTGAGCCAGTTCAACCCCGACTCCTTCCTCCAGGTCGCCCCGCGCCCGAGCGCGCCGTTCCTCTACACGAACAACTGGGGCAACGTGTACTCGCTGCTCCTCCCCTTCGTCCTGGTCCATCTGTGGCAGGTGCGCGGCCAACGCCGGTTCTGGCCGCTGCTGGCGCTGCTGCCCGCCTCGGCGGTGCCGGCGCTGCTGACCCTCAACCGGGGCATGTTCCTCGGCGTCGCCCTCGCGGCGGCGTACGTCGGGTTGCGCGCGCTGCTCGCCCGGCACCTCCCCACGGTGGCGGCCATCGTCGCGCTGGGCGTCGTGGCGTTCGCGCTCTTCCACGCGCTGCCGGTCGAGGAGCGCCAGGGCACCCGGCTGAGCACCAGCGCCGACGCCACCAGCACCGACGACCGCGCCGCGCTCTACGCGCAGGCCCTCGAGCTGGTGCCGGAGTCCCCGTTGTTCGGCCACGGCGCCCCGGTGGCGACCCTCGGCGAGGCCGGCGTCCCGGTCGGCACCCAGGGCCAGGTCTGGATGGTGCTGGTCTCCCACGGCCCGGTGGCGACGCTGTGCTTCCTGGGCTGGTTCGCGCTGGCCTTCCTCGGCACCCTGCGCCGCCGCGACCCGGTGGGGCTCGCGTGCAGCACCGCGCTGCTGGTCGGTGCCGTGGAGCTCTTCTACTACGGCGCCCTGCCCTACGGGCTCCCGCTGCTGATGGTGGCCGCGGCCCTCGGGCTGCGTGGCGCCGACCCCGCCTCGACGAACCCCGCCCCACCCGGCCGGCACCGGCCGCCCGGGAGGCACCGACCCCACCCCTCACCCGAACCGGAGCGCGCATGA